A stretch of Chryseobacterium viscerum DNA encodes these proteins:
- a CDS encoding DUF3078 domain-containing protein: protein MKKLLLISSISFGAMALAQETKTDAPAADTIKAWSIQGQNTLMLNQAAFSNWVGGGANNVGWLAGVNYNLTYEKGKDLWENIIILGYGQNNTQGTGVRKTQDVINLSTNYGRKFAESWYFSTGAGLQTQFAPGYEDGNNPDAKKISNFMAPGYLNVGAGVTYRPNDNLTVTLRPANARWTFVLDKDLQTAGTYGLKNDGDSSLFQFGFLGTAIYKIKIMENINLTNTASVFSNYLDHPDRLVLAYGAILNMKINKYISSNITLDLLYDHNQIWKTQLKQTLGVGLAYNFDNGKKRSDNKDNQGWLKK, encoded by the coding sequence ATGAAGAAACTTTTATTGATCAGTTCCATTTCTTTTGGAGCGATGGCTTTGGCGCAAGAAACTAAAACAGATGCTCCGGCAGCAGACACCATTAAAGCCTGGTCTATTCAGGGACAAAATACATTAATGCTTAATCAGGCCGCCTTTTCAAACTGGGTTGGAGGTGGAGCCAACAACGTAGGATGGCTTGCCGGTGTCAATTATAACCTGACTTATGAAAAAGGAAAAGATCTTTGGGAAAATATTATTATTTTGGGCTACGGACAGAATAATACCCAGGGAACGGGTGTAAGAAAAACTCAGGATGTTATCAACCTTTCTACAAACTATGGTAGAAAATTTGCCGAAAGCTGGTATTTCTCAACAGGAGCCGGCCTTCAGACTCAGTTTGCTCCGGGATATGAAGACGGGAATAATCCCGATGCTAAAAAAATCTCCAATTTCATGGCTCCGGGATACCTGAATGTGGGTGCAGGGGTTACCTACCGTCCTAATGATAATCTGACAGTAACTTTACGTCCGGCTAACGCAAGATGGACTTTTGTTTTGGATAAGGATCTTCAAACAGCAGGAACTTATGGACTTAAGAATGATGGGGATTCATCACTTTTCCAGTTTGGTTTTCTTGGGACAGCTATTTATAAAATCAAAATCATGGAGAATATAAACCTAACCAATACCGCGTCTGTATTTTCAAATTATCTGGATCATCCGGATAGATTGGTATTGGCTTATGGAGCGATCTTAAATATGAAAATCAATAAATATATTTCATCCAATATTACCCTGGATCTGCTGTATGATCATAATCAGATTTGGAAAACACAGCTGAAGCAGACATTAGGTGTAGGTTTAGCCTATAATTTCGATAATGGGAAGAAACGCTCAGATAATAAGGATAACCAGGGCTGGCTAAAGAAATAA